The Citrifermentans bemidjiense Bem genome window below encodes:
- a CDS encoding UbiD family decarboxylase encodes MAFKDLRGFIAGLEAAGELQRVAAEVDPDLEIACITDRQSKLPGGGKALLFENVKGSPFPVATNLFGSPARMALALGVPKLDRLSEAMDELLLCPGRAPLPLLSDRAPCREVVERAPNLLRYPFLKSWPGDGGRFITLPLVFTRDPETGADNCGMYRVRIFGERSAGVRWKNGSGGWQHHRKYLASGERMPVAIAIGADPALTLAASLPLPAGLDEVSFAGYLRGEPVPMLRCLDSDLLVPADAELVIEGFVEPGVTRNEGAFGNHTGSYDPGEEVPLLTLTCIARRRDPICQATVVGPPPMEDCWMAKAAERLLLPLIRRQCPEIVDLLLPLEGIFHGCALIAIEKSLPGQGRRVLETLRSEGWLKRGKLLVVVDAAEMPLTLSEGFWRALNAVNFPRDLAVTPDGCLGVDATRKFPEEGGGQYKELKQDASVSAQVQKRWREYGFF; translated from the coding sequence ATGGCATTTAAGGACTTGCGAGGTTTCATCGCCGGACTGGAAGCTGCCGGGGAACTCCAGAGGGTGGCTGCGGAGGTCGATCCCGACCTGGAAATCGCCTGTATCACCGACCGCCAGAGCAAGCTCCCCGGCGGCGGTAAGGCGCTTCTCTTCGAGAACGTGAAAGGGAGTCCCTTTCCGGTTGCCACCAATCTCTTCGGTTCGCCGGCTCGCATGGCACTCGCACTGGGCGTTCCAAAGCTGGACCGGCTCTCGGAGGCGATGGACGAACTGCTCCTTTGCCCGGGGCGGGCACCCCTCCCGCTGCTGTCCGATCGAGCCCCCTGCCGGGAGGTCGTGGAGCGGGCCCCGAATCTGCTGCGCTACCCCTTCCTGAAGAGCTGGCCCGGCGACGGCGGGCGCTTCATCACGCTCCCGCTGGTGTTCACCAGGGACCCGGAGACCGGCGCTGACAACTGCGGCATGTACCGGGTCCGGATCTTCGGTGAGCGAAGTGCCGGGGTGCGATGGAAAAACGGCAGCGGCGGCTGGCAGCATCACCGGAAGTACCTCGCATCCGGAGAGCGGATGCCGGTCGCGATCGCCATAGGCGCCGACCCGGCGCTGACGCTCGCCGCATCGCTCCCGCTCCCCGCCGGCCTGGACGAGGTTTCCTTTGCCGGGTACCTGCGCGGCGAGCCGGTGCCGATGCTCCGCTGCCTCGATTCGGACCTCTTGGTTCCTGCGGATGCCGAACTGGTAATCGAGGGGTTTGTCGAGCCGGGGGTGACCCGCAACGAAGGAGCTTTCGGCAACCACACCGGGAGCTACGACCCGGGCGAAGAGGTGCCGCTGCTGACGCTCACCTGCATCGCGCGCAGGCGCGACCCCATCTGCCAGGCGACGGTGGTGGGCCCTCCTCCCATGGAGGACTGTTGGATGGCCAAGGCTGCCGAAAGGCTGCTGCTGCCGCTTATCCGCAGGCAGTGCCCGGAGATCGTCGACCTGCTGCTGCCGCTGGAGGGAATCTTCCACGGCTGCGCCTTGATTGCAATAGAGAAGAGCCTTCCCGGGCAGGGGCGGCGCGTGCTGGAGACGCTGCGCTCGGAGGGATGGTTGAAGCGGGGAAAACTTTTGGTGGTGGTCGACGCCGCCGAAATGCCCCTCACGCTGTCGGAAGGTTTCTGGCGCGCGCTGAATGCGGTCAATTTTCCGCGCGATCTGGCGGTCACCCCCGACGGGTGCCTCGGGGTCGACGCGACGAGAAAGTTCCCGGAAGAGGGGGGCGGGCAGTACAAGGAGTTGAAACAGGATGCATCGGTTAGTGCCCAGGTGCAGAAGAGATGGCGGGAGTACGGCTTTTTCTAG